From the genome of Syntrophorhabdaceae bacterium, one region includes:
- a CDS encoding type II secretion system protein: MAGIIQNDACTAATSPGRPGGFTVIELVIVTVIIGLIIGLVVKGQSLIVTGQMKQLFHQKDQIAAAFQSYYESFAYYAGDDPVASSKFRGATDGNGNGRVGIGSGATPPDFACAGTGTEQCDLWFELRQANVLNGAGFANPKHVFSGNVALTYNTPGKGDAGHWLAFENLPPDVCRGLDRKYDDGTWNTGSIRGALDYDTAVSGKFILFFRL; the protein is encoded by the coding sequence ATGGCAGGGATAATACAAAATGACGCCTGTACGGCAGCGACAAGCCCGGGGAGGCCGGGTGGTTTCACGGTTATCGAACTGGTAATTGTGACGGTCATCATCGGCCTCATCATCGGTCTCGTAGTTAAAGGCCAGTCCCTTATCGTGACTGGCCAGATGAAACAGCTTTTCCACCAGAAAGATCAGATTGCCGCCGCCTTCCAAAGCTATTATGAGAGCTTCGCATACTATGCCGGTGATGACCCGGTTGCCTCGTCAAAGTTCCGCGGCGCCACGGACGGCAACGGCAACGGGCGCGTGGGGATCGGGTCCGGGGCAACGCCCCCCGATTTTGCCTGTGCGGGAACGGGAACCGAACAATGCGATCTCTGGTTTGAGCTGAGACAGGCGAATGTTCTGAACGGGGCTGGATTTGCCAATCCCAAACACGTCTTCAGCGGCAACGTGGCCCTCACCTACAACACCCCTGGAAAGGGCGACGCCGGTCACTGGCTTGCCTTTGAGAATCTGCCGCCCGATGTGTGCCGGGGCCTGGACAGAAAGTACGATGACGGCACCTGGAACACGGGAAGCATCCGGGGCGCCCTGGATTACGATACAGCGGTAAGTGGAAAGTTCATTCTTTTTTTCAGGTTGTGA
- a CDS encoding HAMP domain-containing sensor histidine kinase produces the protein MITLKLIQSMYMFVIVVGVAVLVILFYLRYLTNRAFKVQLKMVETNSECNYDISLFLPRARELIKKAEIDDVFYEITYGEKTLARPGPAHKRVITRKVSRPDYSIGLGIVTVSPRGYQRYIYMIIFETLFLLIEMDLLMKIKVANEALYNFSKLQTFLLHDVKNVTQFIKGLLYNITRIGGSEREHKFVEYLRESAPALSVRTDKILATLEMGSEKESDEGDTQEVDVLAMISELIKLYGVKGEATGRGSVFTQKHKLVTVFDNIIKNMHEKSTNEPQLECFAFIREEGETVTVVIYDTGSPIKDIDRMFEPFFTTKSSGLGIGLFQARHVVKKFGGNMTVANTDRGVEFTVALMKGARPISLTSEQTL, from the coding sequence ATGATAACGCTTAAGCTTATCCAATCGATGTACATGTTCGTCATCGTGGTGGGCGTGGCGGTCCTCGTCATCCTCTTCTATCTGCGATACCTCACCAACCGCGCCTTCAAGGTCCAGTTGAAGATGGTGGAGACCAACAGCGAGTGCAATTACGATATTTCGCTTTTCCTGCCGAGGGCCAGGGAGCTCATCAAAAAGGCCGAGATAGACGATGTTTTCTACGAGATAACCTACGGGGAAAAGACCCTTGCGAGGCCCGGTCCCGCCCACAAAAGAGTGATTACGCGGAAGGTTTCACGGCCCGATTATTCCATAGGGCTCGGTATCGTGACGGTGAGTCCCCGGGGATATCAGAGATATATCTACATGATCATCTTCGAGACCCTTTTCCTCCTCATCGAGATGGATCTCCTTATGAAGATAAAAGTGGCCAATGAGGCACTCTATAATTTTTCCAAGCTTCAGACATTCCTGCTTCACGATGTGAAGAACGTGACGCAGTTCATCAAGGGGCTTCTTTACAATATCACCAGAATAGGCGGGTCCGAGCGGGAGCACAAATTCGTTGAATACCTGCGGGAATCGGCCCCGGCTCTTTCCGTCAGGACTGACAAGATCCTGGCGACCCTTGAGATGGGCTCGGAAAAGGAAAGTGATGAGGGCGATACACAGGAGGTCGACGTTCTCGCCATGATAAGCGAGCTTATCAAACTCTATGGCGTGAAGGGAGAGGCGACAGGCCGGGGCAGCGTCTTCACGCAAAAGCATAAGCTTGTGACCGTTTTCGACAACATAATAAAGAATATGCACGAGAAATCCACGAATGAACCTCAATTGGAGTGTTTTGCCTTTATCAGGGAAGAAGGAGAGACGGTCACCGTCGTTATCTATGATACGGGCAGCCCCATCAAGGATATCGACAGAATGTTCGAGCCTTTCTTTACGACAAAGAGCTCAGGACTCGGCATCGGGCTCTTCCAGGCGAGACACGTTGTAAAAAAATTCGGGGGCAACATGACGGTGGCAAATACCGACCGGGGCGTGGAATTCACAGTTGCACTCATGAAGGGCGCTCGGCCCATCAGTCTTACCTCAGAACAAACTCTTTGA
- a CDS encoding cyclic nucleotide-binding domain-containing protein: MLHHVLSSVQERIVMIEKSQWGEGLSHEDMERFAQYLYLATAQSNESIFNEGAIEPYMCFVADGLVRITKGDSKKNVKTICEIGPGRTVGEMSIIDGLPRSASAVAVNQTTVLVLTKENFELLISDNPKLGVALFQRLAQMISHRLRVSDWMLVEYIYES, translated from the coding sequence ATGCTGCATCACGTCTTATCGTCCGTTCAGGAACGTATTGTCATGATAGAAAAGTCTCAATGGGGCGAGGGTCTGAGCCACGAGGATATGGAGCGGTTTGCGCAATACCTCTATCTCGCCACGGCACAGTCGAACGAATCCATCTTCAATGAAGGCGCCATCGAACCCTATATGTGCTTCGTGGCAGACGGGCTTGTCAGGATCACAAAGGGGGATTCCAAAAAGAATGTCAAGACTATCTGTGAGATCGGCCCCGGTAGAACTGTCGGCGAAATGAGCATCATCGATGGCCTTCCCCGTTCAGCGTCGGCGGTGGCGGTGAATCAAACCACGGTCCTTGTCCTCACGAAGGAAAACTTTGAACTTCTGATAAGTGATAACCCCAAACTGGGCGTAGCGCTCTTCCAGAGGCTCGCCCAGATGATAAGCCACAGGCTGCGGGTGTCGGACTGGATGCTGGTAGAGTACATATACGAATCTTGA
- a CDS encoding class I SAM-dependent methyltransferase yields the protein MSAPCRNVTRGEGRLEGYLARRRVAKANALVPVELRRGRVLDIGCGFFPYFLTKAEFSEKYGLDKGIDKELRVELKKRHDLALIDVDVEHSARIPFDRDFFDVVTMLAVLEHFEPARVLRILREVERILKPGGVFIMTTPAGWTKGLLKFLARHNMVSRIEIDEHKAAYSRKQVRAVLEQAGFQRPSVASGYFELFMNIWVRARKEHNRFELEEFEPEET from the coding sequence ATGAGTGCGCCTTGCAGAAATGTGACCCGCGGCGAGGGCCGCCTTGAGGGTTATCTGGCGCGAAGGCGCGTTGCGAAGGCGAATGCGCTTGTGCCTGTGGAGTTGAGAAGGGGCAGGGTTCTGGATATTGGTTGCGGGTTCTTTCCCTATTTTCTTACGAAAGCGGAGTTCTCCGAGAAGTACGGCCTTGATAAGGGGATCGACAAAGAGCTGAGGGTGGAATTGAAGAAAAGGCATGATCTGGCCCTTATCGATGTCGACGTGGAACACTCTGCGCGCATACCTTTCGATAGGGATTTTTTCGATGTTGTGACCATGCTGGCTGTTTTGGAACACTTCGAGCCGGCAAGGGTTCTTCGTATACTCCGGGAGGTCGAAAGGATCCTCAAACCGGGAGGTGTGTTCATCATGACCACCCCGGCCGGATGGACCAAAGGCTTGCTGAAGTTTCTCGCGCGGCACAATATGGTCAGTCGGATCGAGATCGACGAACACAAAGCCGCCTATTCACGGAAACAGGTTCGTGCGGTACTTGAGCAGGCCGGATTTCAGAGGCCTTCCGTAGCGTCGGGGTATTTTGAACTTTTTATGAACATATGGGTTAGGGCAAGAAAAGAGCACAACCGGTTTGAGCTTGAAGAGTTTGAGCCTGAAGAAACCTGA
- a CDS encoding nucleoside 2-deoxyribosyltransferase, protein MYIYFAHPCFNDSQERFKKEFLGKLRSALEQTDYGKAVGIIDPFDDTPNIEGNRETKLKLSRTVKETCLRMLEDCDIVMALVDDGDTGVAFEAGYAHAINIPVILISRGNCDEANAMLIGAARERIDNILQEEQIEKLARMFEWYFISKERYGHEPRTN, encoded by the coding sequence ATGTACATCTATTTCGCTCATCCCTGCTTCAATGATTCCCAGGAACGCTTCAAGAAAGAGTTCCTGGGAAAACTGAGGAGTGCCCTCGAACAGACCGACTACGGCAAAGCGGTCGGAATTATCGACCCCTTCGACGACACACCCAATATCGAAGGAAACAGGGAGACAAAGCTCAAGCTGAGTCGGACCGTAAAGGAAACCTGTCTTCGGATGCTGGAGGATTGCGACATTGTTATGGCTCTTGTCGATGACGGAGACACGGGGGTGGCCTTCGAGGCCGGTTACGCCCACGCCATCAACATCCCCGTTATCCTCATATCAAGGGGAAATTGCGATGAGGCCAATGCCATGCTTATCGGCGCGGCCAGGGAACGGATAGACAACATACTGCAGGAAGAACAGATCGAAAAGCTTGCCCGGATGTTTGAGTGGTATTTCATATCAAAGGAGCGTTACGGCCATGAACCCAGAACGAATTGA
- a CDS encoding response regulator, translated as METILLTEDDVALRAQMRFALEERFEIVEAGDVRKAINLLNKHDVTLAVLDLGLPPHENTPDEGLRLLHYILENFGIKVIILTGQKTESAALEAIKSGAFDYLVKPASIEQVIFSIDRAILFRDTERKLEEQGLAKISFDIEVGKGLQPAREEAEKNIILKVLKDTNFNVYKSAKLLGVKRESLYYFIKKFGFRREDIDDNA; from the coding sequence ATGGAAACCATTCTCCTCACAGAAGATGACGTAGCTTTACGGGCCCAGATGCGCTTTGCCCTCGAGGAACGTTTTGAGATTGTTGAGGCCGGAGATGTTCGGAAGGCCATCAATCTCCTCAACAAACACGACGTCACCCTTGCCGTTCTCGACCTGGGGCTCCCTCCCCATGAGAACACGCCCGATGAAGGGTTGCGGCTCCTTCATTATATTCTTGAGAATTTCGGTATCAAGGTCATCATACTCACGGGCCAGAAGACGGAAAGCGCCGCGCTGGAGGCCATTAAGTCAGGGGCCTTCGACTATCTCGTCAAGCCGGCATCCATCGAACAGGTCATCTTCTCCATCGACAGGGCCATACTCTTTCGGGACACGGAGCGAAAGCTTGAGGAACAGGGACTGGCCAAGATATCATTTGACATCGAGGTTGGCAAGGGGCTTCAGCCCGCTCGCGAGGAGGCCGAAAAGAACATTATTCTCAAGGTCCTCAAAGACACCAACTTCAATGTCTACAAGTCCGCCAAACTGCTTGGCGTAAAGAGGGAGAGTCTCTATTATTTCATAAAGAAGTTCGGCTTTCGCCGTGAGGACATAGATGATAACGCTTAA